From the genome of Desulfobotulus pelophilus, one region includes:
- the rnhA gene encoding ribonuclease HI — MASRKKYYAVLRGRKPGVYTEWSGSGGAQEQVMGFPGARYKGFESIEDARLFMNGKAEPLKKSSASGSVRNFHGGGDMTVDFDAWPVRVYSDGGAIGNPGPGGYGTVVIRKDGSREEYSQGFLLTTNNRMELLGAIVGLEAVRDEEVAVLVTSDSRYLVHGIEKGWAKGWRARGWKKSDGSPALNPDLWARLLSLLDGRKVQFQWVKGHSGHEENERCDALAQAAARGDAHIPDQGYKG; from the coding sequence TTGGCTTCCAGAAAAAAATACTATGCGGTTTTACGGGGCAGAAAGCCCGGAGTGTATACGGAGTGGTCGGGTTCAGGCGGAGCCCAGGAGCAGGTGATGGGTTTTCCTGGAGCCCGCTACAAAGGTTTTGAAAGCATAGAGGATGCCAGGTTGTTTATGAATGGCAAGGCAGAACCCCTGAAGAAATCTTCCGCCTCAGGAAGTGTCCGTAATTTTCATGGAGGAGGGGACATGACGGTGGATTTCGATGCATGGCCTGTGCGTGTTTATAGCGATGGAGGTGCCATCGGTAACCCCGGACCCGGGGGGTATGGTACTGTTGTGATACGAAAGGATGGAAGCAGAGAGGAATACAGTCAGGGGTTTTTACTAACTACGAATAATCGTATGGAGCTTCTCGGGGCCATTGTGGGACTGGAGGCTGTACGGGATGAGGAAGTAGCCGTGCTGGTAACATCGGACTCGCGGTATCTGGTCCATGGAATTGAAAAAGGCTGGGCAAAGGGCTGGCGTGCCAGAGGATGGAAGAAGTCTGATGGCAGCCCGGCCTTGAATCCGGATCTGTGGGCCAGGCTGCTTTCTTTGCTGGATGGCAGAAAGGTACAGTTTCAATGGGTGAAAGGCCATAGCGGTCATGAGGAAAATGAACGCTGTGATGCCCTTGCCCAGGCAGCCGCAAGGGGGGATGCCCATATTCCAGACCAGGGCTACAAAGGCTGA
- a CDS encoding AAA family ATPase: protein MMLEAFKQHKTIRHMTIGEEGYGQAGAIFRDEQDRIWLHLNGKISKRYAGNLTPLIRKTGDHPTAYDVDTSDIFTPFAARSHNLERHSDFICLDEELFVQKKTSTSYATHTVSRNPVPYGDILAPLFEIFMEPTILNEVLIRTSIPEVLRNEPPLSSGVILYGEGGTGKTALQKAIADVYQKAGAHSAELNVAALSEKYIGSLAHNLDAAIAAIVETSSKDGKPAFVFLDEATSLVMNTASHNSSGADYYQEAVDVLKKYIANYPDLVFSITTNADPETFDDTLIRDGRLAPVRIPVPGRHEKAGMWQFFIKKYNILDDISMENALQLADRIPMEKGAFISRFCKDYLARKKLAMETARAETGSLLDSLAAGHFVSLDSVKKQITLQTIMDDIGQSLENRPGKPARPVMGFVKKTAA from the coding sequence ATGATGCTGGAAGCCTTCAAACAACACAAAACCATACGCCACATGACCATAGGAGAAGAAGGATACGGACAGGCAGGCGCTATTTTCAGGGATGAACAGGACCGTATCTGGCTGCACCTGAATGGCAAGATTTCCAAACGATACGCAGGAAACCTTACGCCCCTTATCCGGAAAACGGGAGATCACCCCACCGCCTATGACGTGGATACAAGCGATATCTTCACACCCTTTGCAGCCAGATCCCATAACCTGGAACGGCATTCTGATTTTATCTGCCTGGATGAAGAACTCTTTGTTCAGAAAAAAACCAGTACAAGTTATGCCACCCACACTGTCAGCAGGAACCCGGTCCCATATGGAGACATTCTTGCACCTCTTTTTGAAATTTTCATGGAACCGACCATACTCAACGAAGTTCTCATACGCACCAGCATACCCGAGGTCCTCCGCAACGAACCCCCGCTGAGCAGCGGTGTCATTCTTTACGGGGAAGGCGGAACAGGCAAAACCGCCCTGCAGAAAGCCATTGCGGATGTTTACCAGAAGGCCGGTGCCCACTCAGCGGAACTCAATGTGGCTGCCTTGAGCGAAAAGTACATAGGTTCCCTTGCGCACAACCTGGATGCCGCCATTGCCGCCATTGTAGAAACCAGTAGCAAAGATGGTAAACCTGCTTTTGTTTTTCTGGACGAGGCGACATCACTCGTCATGAATACGGCCAGTCACAACAGCTCCGGAGCGGACTACTATCAGGAAGCTGTGGATGTACTGAAAAAATATATCGCCAACTATCCGGATCTTGTTTTCAGCATTACCACCAATGCGGATCCCGAAACCTTTGATGACACCCTCATTCGGGACGGCAGGCTGGCTCCGGTTCGTATACCGGTTCCGGGGCGCCATGAAAAAGCGGGCATGTGGCAGTTTTTTATCAAAAAATACAACATCCTTGATGACATTTCCATGGAAAATGCCCTTCAGCTTGCCGATCGCATTCCCATGGAAAAAGGGGCATTCATCAGCCGTTTCTGCAAAGATTACCTTGCCAGAAAAAAACTTGCCATGGAAACGGCCCGGGCTGAAACGGGTTCTCTTCTTGACTCCCTTGCGGCCGGCCACTTTGTCAGCCTTGACAGCGTAAAAAAACAAATCACCCTGCAGACCATCATGGATGACATAGGTCAATCCCTGGAAAACCGGCCTGGAAAACCAGCCAGACCAGTTATGGGCTTTGTGAAAAAAACCGCTGCCTGA